A section of the Bacillus pumilus genome encodes:
- a CDS encoding CoA transferase subunit A: MNKTVNVDEVITHFRDGMTIMFGGFGGVGSPPSLIDAILEANIKDLTLIGNDAGFPQIGVGRLITEGRVKKIIASHIGSNPIAGQKMQAGTLDVHFYPQGILAEKIRAGGMGLAGIVTDVGMDSLNLDEKQLVPLNGKTYILEPALTADIAIVNALKADEAGNLIFDKSARNTNPIVAMAGDWTIAEVEEIVPVGNLHPEEIVTPGVFVNQIVQSKGVNWTWAWETSI, from the coding sequence ATGAACAAAACAGTGAATGTAGATGAAGTGATCACGCATTTTAGGGATGGCATGACCATCATGTTTGGCGGGTTTGGCGGCGTAGGGTCTCCGCCATCATTGATCGATGCCATTCTAGAAGCCAATATTAAAGATCTGACATTGATCGGAAACGATGCAGGTTTCCCGCAAATAGGTGTTGGTCGGCTGATCACAGAAGGAAGAGTCAAGAAGATCATTGCTTCTCATATTGGCTCAAATCCAATAGCCGGACAGAAAATGCAGGCAGGTACACTAGACGTTCATTTTTACCCGCAGGGCATTCTTGCAGAAAAAATACGAGCAGGCGGGATGGGCTTGGCAGGCATTGTGACAGATGTCGGCATGGATAGCCTCAATCTCGATGAGAAGCAGCTCGTGCCGCTAAACGGAAAGACATATATCCTTGAGCCTGCGCTAACAGCAGATATTGCCATTGTGAATGCCCTCAAAGCAGATGAAGCAGGAAATCTAATATTTGATAAAAGTGCACGGAATACAAACCCGATTGTGGCGATGGCAGGAGACTGGACCATTGCGGAAGTGGAAGAGATTGTGCCTGTTGGTAATCTTCATCCGGAGGAAATCGTGACACCAGGCGTATTTGTGAACCAGATCGTGCAATCAAAAGGAGTGAACTGGACATGGGCATGGGAGACATCGATTTAA
- a CDS encoding aspartate aminotransferase family protein, whose product METRDYLIKPMLNQHYPVAVKGEGIYLYDRDGKKYIDGSSGAVTASIGHGIREIIDAMTEQAEKVSFTYRSQFTNEPAEDLAYELSKLCPGNLNWSFFVGSGSEATETAMKIAIQHWQEQGKAEKNHIISRWMSYHGITLGALSMSGHITRRERFEPLLEKNPVLSPPYSYRSWLPKEEGKQVEWYVQEFKTVIQRIGKERIAAFIAEPIVGASGAALVPPDGYFEAMKRVCEENDILMIADEVMTGFGRTGKMFAMEHWGVVPDIMVLGKGMSAGYSPIAAAVSADHVIAPILSGSGSVMAGHTYSGNPLSAAVSLAVIRYMKKHQLPERADLSGRYLMNALKEVQTNHFIIGDVRGKGLLIGIEFVADRLSKTPFPAHAQMTHLVVETAKQNGLLVYPASAGEDGVGGAAVMIAPPLSITQQEMDELIQLFEQTITQVEQEVINRGFFPSAM is encoded by the coding sequence GTGGAGACCCGGGATTACTTAATCAAACCGATGTTGAATCAGCATTATCCTGTGGCTGTGAAAGGAGAGGGAATTTATTTATATGATCGGGACGGAAAAAAATATATAGATGGCTCATCGGGGGCTGTCACGGCAAGTATTGGACATGGCATACGTGAAATCATTGATGCCATGACCGAGCAAGCGGAAAAAGTGAGCTTTACGTACAGATCACAATTCACAAATGAACCAGCAGAAGATCTTGCTTATGAATTGAGCAAGCTTTGTCCAGGTAACCTGAACTGGTCTTTTTTTGTCGGAAGTGGATCAGAGGCAACGGAAACAGCCATGAAAATTGCTATTCAGCATTGGCAGGAGCAGGGAAAGGCGGAGAAGAATCACATTATTTCTCGATGGATGAGTTATCACGGCATCACCCTCGGTGCGCTGTCGATGTCCGGACATATTACAAGGAGAGAGCGCTTTGAACCATTGCTCGAAAAGAATCCGGTGCTGTCTCCGCCATATAGCTATCGTTCATGGCTGCCGAAGGAAGAGGGCAAGCAGGTTGAATGGTATGTCCAGGAATTTAAAACGGTCATTCAGCGTATAGGAAAAGAGAGGATCGCCGCTTTTATTGCAGAGCCGATTGTCGGGGCATCGGGAGCGGCGCTAGTACCGCCAGACGGATATTTTGAAGCAATGAAGCGTGTCTGTGAGGAAAACGATATTTTAATGATTGCAGACGAAGTCATGACAGGCTTTGGACGAACTGGGAAAATGTTTGCGATGGAGCATTGGGGCGTCGTACCAGATATTATGGTTCTCGGCAAAGGGATGAGTGCTGGCTATTCACCGATTGCGGCAGCCGTCTCAGCGGATCATGTCATCGCGCCAATTCTGAGCGGTTCCGGCTCAGTGATGGCAGGTCATACCTATAGTGGCAATCCGCTTTCAGCCGCCGTCTCACTGGCTGTCATTCGTTATATGAAAAAACATCAGCTTCCTGAACGAGCGGATCTGTCTGGTCGCTATTTAATGAACGCCTTAAAGGAAGTGCAAACAAACCATTTCATCATAGGAGATGTGAGAGGAAAGGGACTGCTCATTGGCATTGAGTTTGTCGCAGACCGCCTGTCGAAAACACCATTTCCTGCCCATGCTCAAATGACGCATTTAGTCGTTGAGACAGCGAAGCAAAATGGCTTGCTTGTATACCCAGCAAGCGCCGGTGAGGATGGAGTGGGAGGTGCAGCGGTTATGATTGCACCGCCGCTTTCCATCACACAGCAGGAGATGGATGAACTCATTCAATTATTTGAACAGACCATTACGCAGGTCGAACAAGAAGTCATCAACCGAGGGTTTTTCCCATCTGCGATGTAG
- a CDS encoding 3-oxoacid CoA-transferase subunit B, with amino-acid sequence MGMGDIDLRHRIAKRAAQEIEDGMIVNLGIGIPTLAAEYIPAHYNVWLHAENGIMGAGASPVQGEEDPNLCNAGGYPITLTKGGSYMDSTTAFGIIRKGMLDMTILGALEVSSQGDLANWIVPGKRVPGMGGAIELAQKAKKVVVVMSHLDKHGQSKVKSACTLPLTAKSCVDLIITDMAVIEVKSQLLILREVMPPFQPEDVIRATEAPLILAPDVKSVV; translated from the coding sequence ATGGGCATGGGAGACATCGATTTAAGACACCGCATAGCCAAACGTGCGGCGCAGGAAATTGAAGATGGCATGATCGTCAATCTTGGGATTGGTATCCCGACACTTGCAGCGGAATACATTCCAGCGCATTACAACGTATGGCTTCATGCTGAAAACGGCATTATGGGGGCAGGCGCCTCACCAGTACAAGGAGAAGAAGATCCAAATTTGTGCAACGCCGGCGGCTATCCTATTACATTAACAAAAGGCGGCTCATACATGGACAGCACGACTGCTTTTGGCATTATTCGAAAAGGCATGCTGGATATGACCATTTTAGGTGCACTTGAAGTAAGCAGTCAGGGCGATCTTGCGAATTGGATTGTGCCAGGTAAACGAGTACCCGGGATGGGCGGAGCGATTGAGCTTGCACAAAAGGCGAAAAAGGTTGTGGTGGTGATGAGCCACCTCGATAAACACGGACAATCAAAGGTGAAATCTGCCTGCACATTGCCCTTAACGGCGAAGTCTTGTGTAGATTTGATTATTACGGATATGGCCGTCATTGAGGTCAAATCACAGCTGCTCATTTTACGTGAAGTCATGCCACCGTTTCAGCCGGAGGATGTCATAAGGGCGACAGAGGCACCCTTAATTTTAGCGCCTGATGTTAAATCTGTTGTGTAG